The Falco rusticolus isolate bFalRus1 chromosome 5, bFalRus1.pri, whole genome shotgun sequence genome has a segment encoding these proteins:
- the UPK3A gene encoding uroplakin-3a has product MCSSWVVLAFCCLGQLCADQSLKPQLAAPQLATNNPTLTTVALEKPFCMFDSSLYPNKSYVINLYAMKESASVISSLVTDNRSKPLDSTFQQTSGGQLGPYKAALFNVPSCTSPPKLADVGDVNKVSDVLKQYLFRIGDDGTCLYDPNFLAVCNPPLAPDTTYRFKYVLLDSTEGIVKDQTLWSDPIKTRRVKLPLKIDTWPGRRSGDMIVITSILSVLVFLLLAGFLASISSALRGPEDSSTETRCVSQTVQQSEQRPQLSSE; this is encoded by the exons ATGTGTAGCTCTTGGGTTGTATTAGCCTTTTGCTGCTTGGGACAGCTGTGTGCAG ATCAAAGCCTGAAACCTCAGCTTGCAGCCCCTCAGCTTGCTACAAACAATCCCACTCTTACTACAGTTGCTCTAGAAAAACCTTTCTGTATGTTTGACAGCTCATTGTATCCAAATAAATCTTATGTCATCAACCTGTACGCAATGAAGGAATCAG CAAGTGTGATAAGCTCCCTGGTGACTGATAACAGGAGCAAACCACTCGACAGCACCTTCCAACAAACAAGCGGGGGGCAGCTTGGACCTTACAAGGCTGCCTTGTTCAATGTACCCAGTTGCACGTCGCCTCCTAAGCTTGCTGATGTAGGAGATGTCAACAAAGTTTCCGATGTCCTGAAACAATACCTCTTCAGAATTGGGGATGATGGGACTTGTTTGTATGACCCAAACTTCCTAGCTGTCTGTAACCCACCTCTTGCACCAGACACGACATACAG GTTTAAATATGTGTTGCTAGACAGCACTGAAGGTATTGTGAAAGACCAGACTCTCTGGTCTGATCcaatcaaaaccagaagag TTAAACTTCCCTTGAAAATTGATACCTGGCCTGGTCGAAGGAGCGGAGACATGATTGTCATTACATCAATCCTGAGTGTTCTTGTGTTCCTTCTGCTTGCTGGCTTTCTTGCCTCTATATCCTCTGCTCTCAG GGGACCAGAAGATTCTTCTACAGAGACAAGGTGTGTGTCTCAGACTGTTCAACAAAGTGAACAGAGGCCACAGTTAAGCTCTGAGTGA